A region from the Lates calcarifer isolate ASB-BC8 linkage group LG2, TLL_Latcal_v3, whole genome shotgun sequence genome encodes:
- the LOC108887785 gene encoding piggyBac transposable element-derived protein 4-like, which yields MLLSESEDELEQLHSDLDSESSNCSLEDDYIPGRLSRGSDQEDSTDEDSSDEEWDNTPQKRRASRKRCRSVSASPASSSLKSPSKKSPHRKKIHFESTPKKGTSSPRTGKTSSTPHRKNESGKKRAERRLVTEEEDDDGDRWRNIDEDDVEPPQPRFRPERDVGPQLNRTANYTPLELFQLFFSTTVIDTLVRNTNAYGRKKYQGQKESWVPVTTADMYSFICLVLYMGIVPLKTLKEFWRGSKLFSLPFPASVMPCRRFLAISRNLHMNDPAVEAANDQKKGTLEYDRLCKIKPLYKQIVEACHTFFHPHQHISIDERMVASKARVGIKQYIKNKPTKWGFKLFVLADSVCGYTLNFFVYGGRDSVPTGKGLSYDAVMRLLNIPFLGKGYKLYVDNFYTSPTLFLDLLQRKIWACGTIRCNVAGYPRMKKNDMTKKTTRGTIRWIRQGELLFVKWLDTREVTMCSTIHKAYSNDTAKRKIKNADGQWTVKQVPIPGCIKDYNRHMGGVDLSDALIGYYNVLHKTQRWYKTLFYHFVDIATVNAFILHKEMCKLQNRPTVRQKNFREQLILSLAEIGSTPRRSAPQNFMLPASPIKVPLASPKKVAPASLSNVSSASPSVLPPGSPSTVPPAKASAAPGLGHLPSYFVEQMSNVAPRDRATAGRRACVVCKRKSPVYCSTCQKTLCFTTLRNCYSEWHRSNSICI from the exons atgcttctgtcagagtctgaggaTGAATTAGAACAGCTCCACTCGGATTTAGACTCTGAGAGCAGCAATTGCAGTTTGGAGGACGACTACATTCCGGGGAGGTTGTCCCGAGGTTCAGACCA GGAAGACTCCACTGATGAGGACAGTTCAGATGAGGAGTGGGATAACACGCCCCAAAAGAGAAGAGCTTCCAGAAAGCGTTGCcgctctgtttctgcttctccaGCATCGTCATCCTTAAAATCCCCATCTAAGAAGAGtccccacagaaagaagatcCACTTTGAATCTACACCCAAAAAAGGCACCTCCTCCCCCAGAACTGGCAAGACATCCTccactccacacagaaagaatgAAAGTGGAAAGAAGCGAGCAGAAAGACGGCttgtgacagaggaagaggatgacGATGGAGACCGGTGGCGCAACATCGATGAGGACGATGTTGAGCCTCCTCAACCACGATTCAGACCTGAGAGGGACGTAGGGCCACAGCTGAATAGAACTGCCAATTACACACCACTTGAACTGTTCCAGCTGTTCTTCTCTACAACAGTAATCGATACATTGGTAAGAAATACCAATGCCTATGGGAGGAAGAAATACCAAGGCCAGAAGGAAAGCTGGGTGCCTGTCACAACAGCAGACATGTACTCCTTCATCTGCCTTGTCCTCTACATGGGTATTGTTCCACTAAAAACTCTGAAAGAGTTCTGGAGAGGATCTAAGCTGTTCAGCCTGCCATTTCCTGCCTCAGTTATGCCCTGCAGACGCTTCCTGGCCATTTCCCGCAATCTACACATGAATGATCCTGCAGTCGAAGCAGCAAATGATCAGAAGAAAGGGACATTAGAGTATGACAGACTTTGCAAGATAAAGCCACTATATAAGCAGATTGTGGAGGCCTGCCACACATTCTTTCATCCCCACCAGCATATCTCCATAGATGAACGGATGGTGGCGAGTAAAGCAAGGGTCGGGATCAAGcagtacattaaaaacaagcCAACTAAATGGGGCTTTAAACTTTTTGTTTTAGCAGATTCAGTGTGTGGCTACACCCTGAACTTTTTTGTGTATGGGGGAAGAGATAGTGTACCCACTGGAAAAGGGCTAAGCTATGATGCTGTCATGAGGCTGCTGAACATCCCCTTTCTGGGTAAAGGATACAAACTCTATGTGGACAACTTTTACACCAGTCCAACACTATTCCTTGACCTCCTTCAGAGAAAAATCTGGGCATGTGGCACTATTCGTTGCAATGTTGCTGGTTATCCcagaatgaaaaagaatgaCATGACCAAGAAAACAACAAGGGGAACTATCCGTTGGATCAGACAAGGGGAGCTGTTGTTTGTTAAGTGGTTAGACACCCGCGAGGTAACAATGTGCTCCACCATACACAAAGCATACAGCAATGACACGGCGAAGCGTAAAATAAAAAACGCAGATGGACAGTGGACAGTGAAGCAGGTGCCTATTCCAGGCTGCATCAAAGATTACAACCGACACATGGGCGGTGTTGACTTGTCTGATGCACTTATTGGTTACTACAATGTCCTCCACAAGACTCAGAGGTGGTACAAAactctgttttatcattttgtgGACATAGCCACTGTCAATGCCTTCATCCTCCACAAAGAAATGTGTAAACTGCAGAATCGGCCCACAGTTAGACAGAAAAATTTCAGGGAACAACTGATTTTGTCCCTGGCTGAGATTGGGTCCACTCCACGCCGGTCAGCTCCACAAAACTTTATGCTGCCTGCCTCTCCTATCAAAGTGCCTCTTGCTTCTCCAAAGAAAGTGGCGCCTGCCTCCCTGTCCAATGTGTCGTCAGCTTCCCCATCTGTGTTACCCCCTGGCTCTCCTTCCACAGTACCACCTGCTAAAgcctctgctgctccaggtTTAGGTCACCTGCCATCTTACTTCGTAGAACAAATGAGCAATGTGGCCCCCAGGGATCGGGCCACTGCTGGCAGAAGGGCATGTGTGGTCTGCAAAAGAAAGTCGCCAGTCTATTGCAGCACTTGCcagaaaacactttgttttactACTTTAAGGAACTGCTATAGTGAGTGGCACAGAAGCAACAGTATCTGTATCTAA